The Kroppenstedtia pulmonis genome has a segment encoding these proteins:
- a CDS encoding Imm49 family immunity protein, whose translation MKEELENLTSIIQEREEEVQSDIQRMREDKNVKWNYPRSIAGSANPVAIKTLLVDQDVVEFKRLAYLIGKCLEALFFVEPLNTSESSHYIKYFQGPSISANQHAFYWALISEQEALIESLAHLMGHKGEAWERERTPRDMVYTCFTVKYLLLKEDDRAAFYIKPLLKKKTLPKYWQAHLQILQGILEQDREKAQAGLEEGIQRKPLTGEQYFYDLLNVPLIGYGLLARRRGLDVSLDHPKAPQVVFEHHELEYPSTDFLFPEIQQMTWRDIVEK comes from the coding sequence GTGAAAGAAGAACTTGAAAATTTAACTTCAATTATTCAAGAAAGAGAAGAAGAGGTTCAATCTGATATTCAAAGAATGAGAGAAGATAAAAATGTAAAATGGAATTATCCCAGATCTATTGCTGGTTCTGCTAATCCCGTAGCTATAAAAACGCTACTTGTTGATCAAGATGTCGTAGAATTTAAAAGGTTGGCTTACCTGATCGGCAAATGCTTAGAAGCCCTGTTCTTTGTGGAACCATTAAATACGTCGGAAAGCTCCCATTACATAAAGTATTTTCAAGGTCCTTCGATCTCAGCAAATCAACATGCCTTCTACTGGGCCTTGATCAGTGAACAGGAGGCGTTAATTGAATCCTTGGCCCACCTGATGGGGCATAAGGGAGAAGCTTGGGAGAGAGAGCGAACCCCTAGAGACATGGTGTATACATGTTTTACAGTAAAATACCTGTTGTTAAAAGAAGATGATCGTGCTGCTTTTTATATCAAACCATTGCTAAAAAAGAAAACATTACCTAAATATTGGCAAGCGCATCTACAAATCTTGCAGGGGATTTTGGAACAGGATAGGGAAAAAGCACAGGCAGGTTTGGAAGAGGGGATCCAGCGCAAGCCACTCACAGGTGAACAATATTTCTATGATTTGCTCAACGTTCCCTTAATCGGATATGGCCTGCTGGCCCGGCGTCGGGGCTTGGATGTTTCCTTGGATCATCCCAAAGCCCCGCAAGTGGTTTTTGAGCATCATGAGCTGGAATACCCCAGCACCGATTTCCTGTTCCCAGAGATCCAACAGATGACCTGGCGGGATATTGTAGAGAAATAA
- a CDS encoding Imm49 family immunity protein translates to MNENQKMLIEVSHEKEEEVQKGIQRMREDETVYWDYPKFIADSLDFVAIKTLLIDRDVAKFKQLAYLIGKCIESIFFVEPLNTKESPHYVKPFSSISISARQHAFYWALISEQEALIESLAHLMGHKGEAWEVEQARKDMVYMGFAMKYLLLKEDDRAASYVKPLQKKKTLPKYWKAHLQILQGILEQDTEKAQAGLEEGIQRKPLTGEQYFYELLNVPLIGYGLLARRRGLDVSLDHPKAPQAVFEHHELEYPSTDFLFPEIQQMTWRDIVENAEK, encoded by the coding sequence GTGAACGAAAATCAAAAAATGCTAATTGAAGTATCACATGAAAAAGAAGAGGAAGTTCAAAAAGGAATTCAAAGAATGAGAGAAGATGAAACGGTATATTGGGATTATCCTAAATTTATTGCCGACTCTTTGGATTTTGTAGCTATAAAAACGCTTCTTATTGATCGAGATGTAGCAAAGTTTAAGCAGTTGGCTTATCTGATTGGAAAATGTATAGAGTCTATATTTTTTGTGGAACCGTTGAATACAAAAGAGAGCCCTCATTATGTAAAACCTTTCTCAAGTATTTCGATCTCTGCCCGTCAACATGCCTTCTACTGGGCCTTGATCAGTGAACAGGAAGCATTAATTGAATCCTTGGCCCACCTGATGGGTCATAAGGGAGAAGCTTGGGAGGTCGAGCAGGCTCGTAAAGATATGGTGTATATGGGATTTGCGATGAAATACCTGTTATTAAAAGAAGACGATCGTGCTGCTTCCTATGTAAAGCCCTTGCAAAAGAAAAAAACATTACCCAAGTACTGGAAAGCACATCTGCAAATCTTGCAGGGGATTTTGGAACAGGATACGGAAAAAGCACAGGCAGGTTTGGAAGAGGGGATTCAGCGCAAGCCACTCACAGGTGAGCAATATTTCTATGAACTGCTCAATGTTCCCTTAATCGGATATGGTCTGCTGGCCCGACGTCGGGGATTGGATGTATCCCTGGATCATCCCAAAGCCCCGCAAGCGGTCTTTGAGCATCATGAGCTGGAATACCCCAGCACCGATTTCCTGTTCCCTGAGATCCAACAGATGACCTGGCGGGATATCGTGGAGAATGCTGAGAAATAA